A genomic window from Silene latifolia isolate original U9 population chromosome Y, ASM4854445v1, whole genome shotgun sequence includes:
- the LOC141627255 gene encoding histone-lysine N-methyltransferase ATXR2-like produces MEIICSVDKQFATEIAALLKTPATHHAQDYFDDLIAKKECSTRLKVIVDGQFGKGLYADTDFKEAELVLKDQMLLGSQHPANKMDCFVCSCCFYFLGSIELQIGRKLYLQSLGLCSGVQCHSDSLDGEHDSCVLEDANLGECSTSASKATISLPEEVIESLTNTQMLLPYSEKFALPSDCPCSGGCGEEFYCSEMCAARDWETCHSLLCTGEKSKASRPEALSKFLEHANNTNDIFILAAKVSPT; encoded by the exons ATGGAGATCATTTGTAGTGTTGATAAGCAATTCGCAACTGAAATCGCTGCTCTTCTCAAAACTCCTGCTACTCATCATGCCCAG GACTATTTTGATGATCTTATTGCAAAAAAGGAGTGCAGTACAAGACTCAAAGTCATTGTTGATGGCCAGTTTGGAAAAG GATTATATGCTGACACTGACTTCAAAGAGGCAGAACTTGTTCTGAAAGACCAAATGCTTCTTGGTTCTCAGCACCCTGCCAACAAG ATGGACTGCTTTGTGTGTTCTTGCTGCTTTTATTTTCTTGGTTCTATTGAACTTCAAATTGGAAGAAAACTCTACCTTCAAAGTCTTGGTCTTTGCTCGGGCGTTCAGTGCCATAGTGATTCATTGGATGGTGAACATGACTCTTGTGTTCTTGAAGATGCTAATCTAGGAGAGTGTTCCACATCTGCTTCAAAGGCCACCATTTCATTACCAGAGGAAGTTATTGAATCACTGACCAACACCCAAATGTTGCTACCTTACTCTGAAAAATTTGCCTTGCCATCTGATTGCCCATGCTCTGGGGGATGTGGAGAAGAGTTCTACTGCAG TGAAATGTGTGCAGCAAGGGACTGGGAAACCTGCCATTCTTTACTATGTACTGGAGAGAAATCAAAGGCATCACGTCCTGAAGCTTTGTCCAAGTTTTTGGAACATGCAAATA ATACAAATGATATCTTTATCCTTGCTGCCAAGGTAAGTCCCACATAA